From the genome of Anaplasma ovis str. Haibei, one region includes:
- the ndhC gene encoding NADH-quinone oxidoreductase subunit A, translating into MPSIGDYSSVLLFIMLAAMVSSAFAVLPAFLAGKRDSVGKLSPYECGFDQSEAPDSSSFDIKFCVVAILFVVFDVEVAFLFPWAVCLGTIGAFGFWSMVFFTGLLTVGFVYEWGVGALEWE; encoded by the coding sequence ATGCCAAGCATCGGTGATTACTCTTCAGTTCTGTTGTTTATCATGCTTGCTGCAATGGTATCCTCAGCATTCGCCGTGCTCCCCGCCTTTCTGGCTGGGAAGAGAGACAGCGTCGGCAAGTTATCTCCGTATGAGTGCGGGTTTGATCAGAGCGAAGCACCTGACTCCTCCTCTTTTGACATAAAATTCTGTGTCGTGGCAATTCTGTTCGTCGTATTTGATGTGGAGGTTGCATTTTTATTCCCGTGGGCTGTGTGCCTAGGCACCATTGGTGCGTTTGGGTTCTGGTCCATGGTGTTTTTCACGGGGCTGCTCACCGTGGGGTTTGTTTATGAGTGGGGCGTCGGCGCCCTGGAGTGGGAGTAA
- a CDS encoding 6,7-dimethyl-8-ribityllumazine synthase yields MQNSLSVLIAVGDFYPEISKLMIAGAVARLQSYGAASVWHEVIAVPGSFEVPAAISFAIMSDRERYDGYIALGCIVKGATNHHNVISSSVSASLGDIAVQHAVPLGFGIITSDSMELAMERADPNGKDVGGNAAAAVLRMIELYKRFLG; encoded by the coding sequence ATGCAGAACAGCTTGAGCGTTTTGATCGCCGTTGGGGATTTTTACCCTGAAATATCCAAGCTCATGATAGCTGGTGCGGTCGCGAGGCTGCAGTCTTACGGCGCGGCTAGCGTTTGGCATGAGGTCATAGCCGTACCTGGGTCTTTCGAGGTACCTGCAGCAATCTCATTCGCAATCATGAGTGATCGGGAGCGCTATGATGGCTATATAGCACTCGGATGTATTGTCAAAGGAGCAACCAACCACCATAATGTTATCTCGTCCTCTGTGTCAGCCTCTTTAGGAGATATTGCAGTGCAACATGCAGTACCTTTGGGGTTTGGTATTATAACCTCCGACAGCATGGAGCTCGCCATGGAAAGGGCAGACCCAAACGGCAAGGATGTTGGCGGCAACGCGGCTGCGGCTGTATTGAGAATGATAGAATTGTACAAGAGGTTTCTCGGGTAA
- the uvrA gene encoding excinuclease ABC subunit UvrA, which produces MSGGVISIRGARQHNLKNVDLDLPKGKLVVITGVSGSGKSSLAFDTLYAEGQRRYVESLSPYARQFLNLHAKPDVDHIDGLSPAISVSQKHCHKNPRSTVATVTEIHDYLRLMYARIGVPHSPATGKPISRLSASRIAQEVVGLPTGTKLHMLAPITQTRGGEFLKSIAEIRKLGYTRLKIDDTVYDINEIPPLQQDSAHKIYVVVDRIVITQEKSNRIPNSVENALLIGKGIIHVEIVSLPQDCVTQEYQPGQILVFSEHFICPESGFHVGEVEPRLFSFNTVCGACKHCLGMGRNHAIDINLVVPNTELSILEGAIDPMGPMRLPAHPYHGASFAHQCAHEIALIAKMHVIDLSVPWCKMDEGLRNMILFGNEEGILNTEFKPAGSRGILGLLNESGNIVAEKIAERYSVSSTCPHCMGFRLSPESLSVKIDGKHIGEVCAFSVDEAITWCYGLPSKLSEYENAVCTKLLEEVVKRLKFLSNVGLSHLTLDRESRTLSGGESQRIKLASQIGSGLTGVLYVLDEPSIGLHQRDNALLINTLKNLRDMGNTVVVIEHDDEMMLNADHIVDIGPGAGTNGGEIVAQGTTKDIAASSESVTGKYLSGKMRIDAPKGKKSFTSWIEIKGARKNNLQNVDVKIPIGSFTCVTGVSGSGKSSLVWDTLYRYALHRVDGGPIRPDIECDTILGLENIDKVIEIDQSPIGRTPASNPATYVGLFAHIRTWFAGLPLAKSRGYTMGRFSFNAKGGRCETCRGDGYIRIEMHFLPDMYVKCEECHGLRYNRETLDVTYKGKSIADVLCMTVDEALECFNAIPLIKEKLNSLREVGMGYVRIGQPSTTLSGGESQRVKLSKELSKRSTGRTLYILDEPTTGLHISDVKNLLRILHMLAKLGNTVVVIEHNLHVVKTADYVIDIGPEGGDRGGSVVALGPPAELVKQYPSSITAQYLLQYLQNAKA; this is translated from the coding sequence GTGTCTGGTGGAGTGATAAGCATCCGAGGGGCCAGGCAGCATAATCTTAAGAACGTGGATTTGGATCTCCCGAAAGGCAAGTTGGTAGTCATCACCGGAGTCAGTGGTTCTGGTAAGTCTAGCCTGGCGTTTGATACCTTATACGCGGAAGGGCAGCGGCGATATGTGGAAAGCCTGTCCCCCTATGCAAGACAGTTTTTGAATTTGCACGCCAAACCCGATGTTGACCATATTGACGGGTTGTCACCTGCAATATCCGTAAGCCAAAAACACTGTCATAAAAATCCGAGATCTACTGTTGCTACAGTAACAGAAATTCATGACTACCTCAGACTGATGTACGCCAGGATCGGTGTGCCTCATTCTCCGGCCACCGGCAAACCTATATCAAGGTTGTCCGCATCCAGAATTGCTCAAGAAGTTGTTGGGCTGCCGACAGGTACTAAGCTGCATATGCTGGCTCCGATAACCCAGACAAGGGGTGGGGAATTTTTAAAATCAATAGCTGAAATACGGAAACTCGGCTACACACGTTTAAAGATTGATGACACGGTATATGACATAAACGAAATACCGCCACTACAGCAAGATAGCGCACATAAAATTTACGTGGTGGTTGATAGGATCGTGATTACCCAAGAAAAATCTAACAGAATACCAAATAGTGTGGAAAATGCGCTGTTAATCGGCAAGGGAATAATACATGTTGAAATAGTATCGCTCCCACAGGATTGTGTCACGCAAGAGTACCAGCCTGGGCAGATTTTGGTGTTCTCAGAACATTTTATCTGTCCGGAAAGCGGGTTTCACGTGGGAGAAGTGGAGCCCAGATTATTTTCCTTCAACACGGTCTGCGGGGCATGTAAACATTGCTTGGGCATGGGTAGAAATCACGCAATAGATATCAATCTGGTCGTTCCCAACACAGAGCTATCAATACTCGAGGGAGCAATTGACCCTATGGGGCCGATGAGGCTGCCTGCCCATCCCTATCACGGAGCCAGTTTTGCCCACCAATGCGCGCATGAGATAGCCCTCATTGCAAAAATGCACGTTATCGATCTATCCGTCCCATGGTGCAAGATGGATGAGGGGCTTCGCAACATGATCCTATTCGGTAATGAGGAAGGAATATTAAATACGGAGTTCAAACCAGCAGGCAGTAGGGGTATATTAGGCCTACTAAATGAAAGTGGTAATATAGTAGCTGAAAAGATTGCCGAAAGGTACTCTGTTTCTAGCACATGCCCACACTGTATGGGCTTCCGCCTATCTCCAGAGTCTCTATCAGTAAAAATAGATGGTAAGCACATTGGCGAAGTGTGTGCATTCTCGGTAGATGAGGCAATCACGTGGTGTTATGGCCTACCAAGCAAGCTTTCTGAATATGAAAACGCAGTTTGCACAAAGCTGCTGGAGGAAGTGGTAAAGCGGTTAAAATTCCTCAGTAATGTCGGGCTCAGCCACCTAACTTTGGATCGTGAATCTAGAACTCTTTCGGGGGGAGAAAGCCAAAGAATAAAATTGGCATCGCAAATTGGCTCTGGCCTTACCGGAGTTTTATACGTACTTGACGAACCGTCAATAGGGCTGCATCAGCGCGACAATGCGCTACTTATCAATACGCTGAAAAATCTGCGAGATATGGGCAACACTGTGGTAGTCATTGAGCACGATGACGAGATGATGCTAAACGCAGATCATATAGTGGACATTGGCCCTGGAGCGGGTACCAACGGTGGAGAGATAGTTGCTCAGGGTACAACCAAGGATATAGCGGCAAGTAGCGAAAGTGTAACCGGAAAGTATTTAAGTGGTAAGATGCGTATAGACGCTCCCAAAGGGAAAAAGTCTTTCACAAGCTGGATAGAAATAAAGGGGGCTAGGAAGAATAACCTACAAAACGTGGATGTGAAGATCCCTATTGGTAGCTTTACCTGTGTTACAGGAGTCTCTGGCAGTGGAAAATCGAGCCTGGTTTGGGACACTCTTTACAGATACGCGCTACACAGAGTTGATGGAGGGCCCATAAGGCCAGACATAGAGTGTGACACCATACTGGGTTTAGAGAATATAGACAAGGTGATAGAAATTGACCAGTCTCCCATAGGTAGAACTCCTGCTTCGAATCCGGCAACTTATGTTGGATTGTTTGCACACATACGAACGTGGTTCGCCGGGCTTCCGTTGGCAAAGTCGCGCGGTTACACCATGGGTAGGTTTTCTTTCAACGCCAAAGGCGGGAGATGCGAAACGTGTAGGGGGGACGGATACATTAGAATTGAAATGCACTTCCTGCCAGACATGTACGTGAAGTGCGAAGAGTGTCACGGCCTCAGATACAACCGAGAAACATTGGATGTCACATACAAAGGCAAGTCCATTGCGGATGTGCTTTGTATGACCGTGGATGAGGCGCTGGAATGTTTCAATGCAATTCCATTAATCAAAGAAAAACTAAACTCCCTGCGGGAAGTCGGTATGGGCTATGTGCGAATAGGGCAGCCATCCACAACACTCTCCGGAGGTGAATCACAGAGAGTCAAACTTTCAAAGGAGCTGTCTAAGCGCTCCACCGGAAGGACTCTGTATATTCTTGACGAGCCAACAACCGGCCTGCACATTTCCGACGTGAAAAACCTGCTGCGCATTTTGCACATGCTGGCCAAACTCGGAAATACAGTTGTGGTGATAGAGCACAACCTGCACGTGGTAAAAACCGCAGATTACGTAATAGACATAGGCCCAGAAGGCGGTGATAGAGGAGGAAGTGTAGTAGCACTTGGCCCTCCGGCAGAGCTAGTTAAACAATACCCAAGTAGCATAACGGCGCAGTATTTGTTACAATACTTACAAAATGCTAAGGCGTAA
- a CDS encoding phosphatidylserine decarboxylase — protein MSFPSIHRHGYPFICLAFLCSCIGFALSSSLGVIFAMITALCAYFFRDPMRVVPMNDALVVSPADGVVTSIVEVESPLDDGKTVTRISIFLSLFDVHVNRVPVSGTVKCIEHRPGSFSSAGSGGAVNENERVRAVIESSVGGHSVVVEQIAGVLARRIVCDLETGKVAKLGSRMGIIRFGSRMNIYLPAGVPIYVAEGHTVVGGETIVASLDADIAAVHKDLTFDKV, from the coding sequence ATGAGTTTTCCTAGTATTCACAGGCATGGGTATCCGTTCATATGCCTGGCGTTTCTTTGTTCGTGCATTGGTTTCGCGCTCTCTTCAAGTTTGGGCGTAATTTTCGCGATGATAACAGCGCTATGCGCTTATTTCTTTCGTGACCCCATGCGCGTCGTGCCGATGAACGATGCACTGGTAGTGAGTCCGGCAGACGGGGTTGTTACCTCCATTGTGGAAGTGGAGTCCCCTTTGGACGACGGTAAGACGGTCACTAGGATAAGCATCTTTCTCAGTTTGTTTGACGTGCACGTTAATCGCGTACCTGTATCTGGAACGGTTAAGTGTATTGAACACCGCCCCGGTAGTTTTTCCTCTGCAGGTTCAGGTGGAGCAGTAAATGAGAATGAGCGCGTAAGAGCGGTGATTGAATCATCTGTAGGTGGCCACAGCGTAGTAGTAGAGCAGATCGCCGGGGTGCTGGCACGCAGAATAGTGTGTGACTTAGAAACCGGAAAAGTTGCAAAACTTGGTTCCAGGATGGGGATTATCAGGTTCGGGAGTAGGATGAACATTTACCTCCCCGCGGGGGTTCCAATATATGTGGCAGAAGGTCACACAGTAGTGGGTGGAGAGACCATAGTCGCTTCTCTTGACGCTGATATAGCTGCTGTTCATAAGGATCTGACTTTCGACAAGGTATAG
- the nusB gene encoding transcription antitermination factor NusB, whose product MEVGSTSDDLPWYSGKTSARFLAVQGAYSMMFSSYATEDLDGLLEHLCEMRGVFGLGRVDKKLLTKILRSMLARCSEIDATISEHINKNWSMDRINLVSLSIMRAGICELLCFSTSESVVINEYVDIASYALEDAEVDFVNAILNKAKTVRFGRDTEVQNLVSDGVALLPKSC is encoded by the coding sequence ATGGAAGTAGGCAGCACATCTGATGATCTTCCCTGGTATTCCGGCAAGACTTCTGCCAGATTTCTTGCCGTACAGGGTGCATATTCCATGATGTTCTCTTCCTACGCGACAGAGGATTTGGACGGGTTATTAGAGCATCTATGCGAGATGCGTGGCGTTTTTGGATTGGGGAGAGTGGACAAGAAGTTGTTGACCAAGATTCTCCGGTCTATGCTTGCTAGATGTTCTGAAATTGACGCTACAATTTCTGAGCACATTAACAAGAACTGGTCCATGGACAGAATAAACCTGGTGAGCCTGTCTATAATGAGGGCTGGTATATGCGAATTGCTGTGTTTTAGCACCAGTGAAAGTGTTGTCATAAACGAGTATGTAGATATTGCATCTTACGCGCTGGAGGACGCGGAGGTGGATTTCGTTAACGCCATACTCAACAAAGCTAAAACGGTGCGTTTTGGGCGTGACACAGAAGTGCAAAACCTTGTTTCCGACGGGGTTGCGTTACTGCCAAAAAGTTGTTAG
- the yidC gene encoding membrane protein insertase YidC, translated as MSEARNLVLAVVASIAVMVGWRFVYERVLAREYPQQQKEVVSESLIPEAMDVAEYRPRADVINSVPRVRLGNTSVSASISLRGALVDDVSLTKYRVSTDKHSENVVLMSPEGTREDSIVEFGWIDPKHKTKVPDKNTLWEVEQGSGATNESSATLRWDNGQGLVFRLRFALDRAYMFSVSQEVENSTGEALHLSYYGRINKAHTQDGKSYWISHEGAIGSFGHGLQEWTYKDLQKGSGVKVGAAHEGTGNHWIGLADKYWFAALIPSSDKGKLAFRAKHVPRNDADHFQVDFSRSYGTIPVGGKAEVTTQLFIGAKELAALDNYRSELSIPLFDKAVDFGVLYFITKPVFRLLQYFHKVVGNLGLAIVMLTVAIKLVVFPLSSKSYVSMFKLKKLQPEISRIRELYKTDDIRISKEISSLFRKHGVSPMSGFLPILVQIPVFFALYKVLFVTIEMRHAPLFAWIQDLSSHDTANLFNLFGLLQFDPPICVGVLPVILGITMVLQQKINQQDQAAQDPYGVMKFLPYVFVFIFSSFPAGLVLYWICSNVITILQQLFVRRFIFDRKDLVNNSA; from the coding sequence ATGTCAGAAGCTCGTAATTTGGTGCTCGCTGTAGTAGCCTCTATCGCCGTTATGGTGGGGTGGAGGTTTGTGTATGAAAGAGTATTGGCTAGGGAATATCCTCAGCAACAAAAAGAGGTGGTCTCGGAATCACTGATTCCAGAAGCAATGGATGTTGCAGAATACAGGCCCAGGGCCGATGTGATAAATTCAGTGCCACGTGTCAGGTTGGGCAACACCAGTGTCAGCGCTTCCATATCTCTGAGAGGCGCTCTGGTGGATGACGTCTCTCTCACAAAATACCGGGTAAGCACAGACAAACACTCCGAAAATGTCGTTCTTATGTCACCAGAGGGTACTCGGGAAGACTCTATAGTGGAGTTCGGGTGGATCGACCCTAAGCACAAAACAAAGGTGCCGGATAAAAATACGCTGTGGGAGGTTGAGCAAGGCTCTGGAGCTACTAACGAAAGCTCAGCTACTCTCCGCTGGGACAATGGGCAAGGGTTGGTTTTCAGACTGAGGTTTGCTTTAGACAGGGCGTACATGTTCAGCGTATCTCAGGAGGTAGAAAACTCCACGGGGGAGGCTCTGCATTTGTCATACTATGGCAGGATAAACAAGGCACACACCCAGGACGGCAAGTCATACTGGATATCTCATGAGGGTGCTATAGGGAGTTTTGGCCACGGCTTGCAGGAATGGACTTATAAAGACCTGCAAAAAGGTAGTGGCGTAAAAGTTGGCGCGGCGCATGAGGGCACTGGGAACCACTGGATTGGTTTGGCAGATAAATACTGGTTTGCAGCCTTGATCCCCTCATCTGACAAGGGCAAGCTGGCTTTCCGCGCTAAGCACGTTCCCAGAAATGACGCCGACCACTTCCAGGTGGATTTCAGTAGGTCTTATGGCACAATTCCGGTTGGAGGAAAAGCAGAGGTTACAACACAGCTTTTCATAGGAGCTAAGGAGTTGGCGGCACTGGACAATTACCGTAGTGAGCTTAGCATACCGTTGTTCGATAAGGCCGTGGATTTCGGGGTGTTATACTTCATTACAAAGCCGGTGTTCCGGCTGTTACAGTACTTTCACAAGGTGGTCGGGAACCTTGGCCTGGCGATTGTTATGCTCACTGTTGCCATCAAACTTGTGGTCTTTCCTCTCTCTAGTAAATCGTATGTCTCTATGTTCAAGCTAAAAAAGCTACAGCCGGAGATTTCCAGAATTAGAGAGCTGTATAAGACTGATGATATCAGAATCAGCAAAGAAATTTCTTCGCTGTTTAGGAAGCACGGCGTTAGCCCCATGTCTGGTTTCCTTCCGATATTGGTTCAGATACCGGTGTTTTTTGCCCTATATAAGGTCTTGTTTGTTACCATAGAAATGAGGCACGCCCCGCTTTTCGCCTGGATACAAGACTTATCCAGCCATGATACAGCAAATCTTTTTAATCTCTTCGGACTATTGCAGTTTGATCCTCCGATATGCGTGGGAGTATTGCCCGTTATACTTGGCATAACCATGGTGCTACAGCAGAAGATTAACCAACAAGACCAAGCTGCCCAGGATCCCTACGGCGTCATGAAGTTTCTGCCGTATGTTTTTGTATTCATATTTTCTTCCTTCCCAGCCGGGTTGGTGCTTTATTGGATATGCAGCAACGTGATAACCATCCTGCAGCAGTTGTTTGTACGCCGCTTTATTTTCGATAGAAAAGATCTCGTCAACAATTCCGCGTAA
- the pssA gene encoding CDP-diacylglycerol--serine O-phosphatidyltransferase has translation MNSDETREKRAGHGSPSITRLLPSMVTMLGLCSGLTSIRYTFAGQWEPAVIFIVVAALIDGLDGRVARMLNSATNFGAQLDSFADFLSFGVAPAFLLYFWLLYSMRVVGWVLVMIFVVCMSIRLARFNVSLYDEDEKEDWRKCFFVGVPAPIGALLSLIPVMLTFYDGDMRWVSDKILNKNTVSAYLAFVAFLSVSNIPTISAKHHNIPRRWFYMLVTLLAVLMVLAITNPWVILPLMGVLYFVSIPIGSIYYAYISARSTAAKMSKTRKAVSGVETSKK, from the coding sequence ATGAATAGTGACGAAACGAGGGAGAAAAGGGCTGGCCACGGCTCCCCATCGATAACAAGATTGCTCCCCAGCATGGTGACCATGCTGGGGCTTTGTTCCGGGCTCACTTCCATAAGATATACGTTTGCTGGGCAGTGGGAGCCAGCTGTGATCTTCATAGTCGTGGCCGCACTCATAGATGGCCTAGATGGCAGAGTGGCGAGGATGCTAAATTCTGCTACAAATTTTGGCGCACAGCTTGATTCCTTTGCTGACTTTCTTAGTTTTGGGGTCGCCCCAGCGTTTTTGCTGTATTTCTGGCTACTTTACAGCATGCGTGTAGTGGGGTGGGTCCTGGTTATGATATTCGTGGTATGTATGTCTATAAGGCTCGCGCGGTTTAATGTTTCTCTGTACGACGAAGACGAGAAGGAAGATTGGAGGAAATGTTTCTTCGTCGGAGTGCCAGCCCCAATAGGCGCATTGTTGTCACTGATTCCAGTCATGCTGACATTCTATGATGGGGACATGCGGTGGGTGTCAGACAAAATTTTAAACAAAAACACAGTCTCCGCATACTTGGCATTTGTTGCGTTTTTGTCTGTGAGTAATATTCCAACCATCTCAGCCAAGCATCACAATATTCCCCGGCGGTGGTTTTATATGTTAGTCACACTTCTTGCCGTGCTGATGGTGCTTGCGATCACAAACCCGTGGGTCATACTCCCCCTGATGGGCGTATTGTACTTCGTCTCCATACCAATAGGCAGTATTTACTATGCGTACATAAGTGCGCGCAGCACCGCGGCAAAAATGTCCAAAACCCGCAAGGCCGTTAGTGGTGTGGAGACAAGTAAAAAATAG